The Helianthus annuus cultivar XRQ/B chromosome 16, HanXRQr2.0-SUNRISE, whole genome shotgun sequence genome includes a window with the following:
- the LOC110907736 gene encoding SNF2 domain-containing protein CLASSY 3: MDNYNYNLFVPVAKRTRLQTAQGFSGSAHNRSRKRNREPGFSTGCGVDDHEVIDVDDDDDDDDDDDDCSASEPTVQHESDDKIKCYGSASPFKAGTHTYDRYSDVSDEEGFSGPARNQSRTRDHEVIDVDDDCRSFESNIQHEPDDTNHTIKCYGSASPFKTGTDTYVHYKDDSDEEETDDTSEDLKASGNLNNTDSDPFWSTEDESSSSSEFKKPNFKRFLSQLNKRPYGTRTNPLSFLDSSDSDEHEGDGYVNLEEHEVSCKYDHRSQKDTKASSFQFTEDVPIDSSESESDDLDDTDLLSVNKRPHRRTQNDKEKAWSGSASRKAKSPSVHKTNTKSTCQIPRDESSDTEVNEKQNTIDKLISRYLKDDKAKSVKNGKFKKAGRRDVAACINAILESVINNEEEHITQEDECLPSHFKFEDTEDESSQKSIESNGEELFEEMEFALKCDEVGSYRIPQVENREEVDYYDDNDLCENGEHGDTYFEEQTGLRCLLCGDVLVESRYVIPKLASYAPDRSNRRPHFDEQQFFSHENPYYMDLDSNPYDTCKQTKGTVWELIPTHIQARMYSHQQEGFEFLWNNLAGTIELSRLQKLCSRGSGGVGGGGCIISHAPGTGKTFLTIVFMESFLKKFPKCCPVIIAPASMLLTWEDEFKKWRVGISFINLHNTEHLRREMSFGSSTHNKDLIRAMKISSWTNGGSVLGVSYNLYEKLAGDSYSYKNIDHEKIRTCLLDMPGLVVLDEGHTPRCEHSKIWNTLLKLKTRNRVILSGTPFQNNFRELFNMLKIVRPATANSIVKEKFFADMIQRRNMRKFRGRSRAEDIEKLKEIILPFVHVHKGHILESRLPGLRQSVIFLNPSPFQKGFIENLGTLGSTFEYEHKVTLVAVHPSLILHCSLSEKEENSINKQELEDVRLQPEVGVKTRFVMELIRLSLPLNEKVLIFSQFIHPQLLLQDQIAHAFGWSVEKEITLIQGKIQQTRRQNIINAFNDPKSELKVLLASIRCCSEGIHLYGASRVVLLDVVWNPSVEIQAISRAYRLGQKKVVYTYHLMAAGTTEEEKYDRQVEKWRLAEMVFSSASMAGGEPKNKVKVDDKILQEMVDNQELKDIFKKIRYPENQTRI, encoded by the exons ATGGACAATTACAACTATAACTTGTTTGTACCTGTGGCCAAAAGAACCAGGCTTCAAACAGCTCAAG GGTTTTCTGGTTCTGCACACAATCGATCTCGAAAGCGAAACCGAGAACCCGGGTTTAGTACAGGGTGTGGTGTTGATGATCATGAAGttattgatgttgatgatgatgatgatgatgatgatgatgatgatgattgcagTGCTTCTGAACCAACTGTTCAACATG AATCAGATGATAAGATCAAATGTTACGGTTCAGCAAGTCCGTTTAAAGCCGGGACACATACTTACGATCGTTACTCAGATGTATCGGATGAAGAAG GGTTTTCCGGTCCTGCACGCAATCAATCTCGAACGCGTGATCATGAAGttattgatgttgatgatgattgcaGATCTTTTGAATCAAATATTCAACATG AACCAGATGATACAAATCATACGATCAAATGTTACGGTTCAGCAAGTCCTTTTAAAACCGGGACAGATACTTACGTTCATTACAAAGATGACTCGGATGAAGAAG AGACTGATGACACATCTGAGGATCTTAAAGCATCTGGTAATCTTAACAACACGGATTCAGACCCGTTTTGGTCTACTGAAGACGAGTCATCTAGTTCTAGTGAATTCAAGAAGCCAAACTTTAAAAGATTTTTATCACAATTGAACAAGAGGCCATACGGCACCAGAACCAACCCATTATCCTTTTTAG ATAGCTCAGATTCAGATGAACATGAAGGTGATGGATATGTGAATCTTGAAGAACATGAAG TATCCTGCAAATATGATCATAGAAGTCAAAAGGATACGAAAGCGAGCTCGTTTCAGTTTACTGAAGATGTGCCAATTGATTCTAGTGAAAGTGAGAGTGATGACTTGGATGATACTGACCTTTTATCGGTAAACAAGAGGCCGCATCGGCGCACACAAAACGATAAGGAAAAAGCTTGGTCTGGATCAGCGTCCCGAAAAGCGAAGAGCCCTTCTGTACACAAAACAAATACGAAAAGTACGTGTCAAATACCAAGGGATGAATCGAGTGATACAGAAgtaaatgaaaaacaaaatacAATAGACAAATTAATCAGTCGTTACCTGAAAGATGATAAAGCAAAATCGGTCAAAAATGGAAAATTTAAGAAGGCTGGTCGAAGAGATGTCGCTGCATGTATAAATGCTATTTTGGAGTCCGTTATTAATAATGAAGAAGAGCATATAACACAGGAAGATGAGTGTCTTCCTTCACATTTCAAATTTGAAGACACTGAGGACGAGTCGAGTCAAAAAAGTATCGAATCAAACGGGGAAGAATTATTTGAAGAGATGGAGTTTGCACTCAAATGTGATGAAGTTGGTTCCTATAGAATTCCCCAG GTCGAGAATCGAGAGGAAGTCGATTATTATGATGACAATGACCTTTGCGAGAACGGAGAACACGGTGATACTTACTTTGAAGAACAAACAGGCTTGAGATGTCTTTTATGTGGAGATGTCCTTGTTGAGAGCAGATATGTTATACCGAAGCTA GCAAGCTATGCACCTGATAGGTCTAATAGAAGGCCGCATTTTGATGAACAACAGTTTTTTAGTCATGAAAACCCATATTACATGGATTTAGATTCGAATCCTTATGACACTTGCAAGCAGACCAAAGGAACGGTCTGGGAACTCATCCCAACGCATATTCAGGCACGCATGTATTCCCATCAACAAGAAGGATTTGAGTTTTTGTGGAATAATTTGGCGGGAACTATTGAGCTCTCAAGATTACAAAAACTTTGTTCACGTGGTAGTGGCGGTGTTGGCGGTGGGGGCTGCATCATCTCACATGCCCCTGGCACGGGTAAAACTTTCTTGACAATTGTGTTTATGGAGTCATTTCTCAAGAAATTTCCCAAATGTTGTCCAGTCATAATTGCTCCGGCTAGCATGCTTCTAACATGGGAAGACGAATTCAAAAAATGGCGAGTCGGGATTTCCTTCATTAACTTGCACAACACTGAGCATTTGAGAAGAGAAATGAGTTTTGGTAGTTCCACACATAATAAAGATTTGATACGTGCTATGAAGATAAGTTCTTGGACTAACGGTGGAAGTGTTCTTGGAGTAAGCTACAATTTGTATGAAAAACTAGCTGGGGATTCGTACTCGTATAAGAACATAGATCATGAAAAAATAAGGACGTGTTTGCTGGATATGCCAGGACTAGTAGTTCTTGATGAAGGACACACGCCCCGTTGCGAACACAGTAAAATCTGGAACACGCTTTTGAAGTTAAAGACCAGAAACCGAGTGATCTTATCTGGAACCCCATTTCAAAACAATTTCAGGGAATTGTTTAACATGCTGAAAATAGTAAGGCCAGCAACCGCAAATAGCATTGTGAAGGAAAAGTTTTTTGCAGATATGATTCAGCGTAGGAACATGAGGAAATTTAGAGGTAGATCGAGGGCCGAAGATATTGAGAAGCTCAAGGAGATCATTCTGCCTTTTGTTCATGTTCATAAAGGACATATCTTGGAAAGCAGGCTTCCTGGTTTGAGACAAAGTGTCATTTTTCTAAACCCTTCACCATTTCAAAAAGGTTTTATTGAAAATCTGGGAACTTTAGGAAGCACTTTTGAGTATGAACATAAAGTTACTTTGGTGGCGGTTCATCCGTCATTAATCCTTCACTGCTCGTTATCTGAAAAAGAAGAAAACTCGATAAACAAACAAGAACTTGAAGATGTGAGACTGCAGCCTGAAGTTGGTGTGAAAACAAGGTTTGTCATGGAGCTGATTCGCCTTAGTCTTCCTTTGAATGAAAAGGTTTTGATCTTTAGTCAGTTTATCCATCCACAACTTTTGTTACAAGATCAAATCGCCCATGCTTTTGGTTGGAGCGTTGAGAAGGAGATCACACTCATACAAGGAAAGATACAACAGACGCGCAGGCAAAATATAATAAACGCTTTTAAcgatcccaagagtgaactgaaAGTGTTGTTGGCATCTATAAGATGTTGTTCTGAAGGGATTCATCTTTATGGTGCTTCTCGGGTGGTTCTTTTGGATGTCGTTTGGAACCCGTCTGTAGAAATACAAGCTATTAGCAGGGCTTATAGGCTTGGTCAGAAGAAAGTGGTGTACACGTACCACTTGATGGCGGCTGGCACCACCGAGGAGGAGAAGTATGATAGACAAGTAGAGAAATGGCGGTTAGCAGAGATGGTTTTTTCTTCGGCTTCCATGGCTGGCGGGGAGCCGAAGAACAAGGTGAAAGTGGATGATAAGATCTTGCAAGAAATGGTGGATAACCAAGAACTGAAAGATATCTTCAAGAAGATCAGGTATCCTGAAAATCAAACTAGAATTTGA